The following are from one region of the Scylla paramamosain isolate STU-SP2022 chromosome 23, ASM3559412v1, whole genome shotgun sequence genome:
- the LOC135112316 gene encoding uncharacterized protein LOC135112316, which yields MSNVTTRAEPKPERPPWKTQCRTTVLPVIVTVMVAGLMLEVCIMVERLLTEEHESTFNMTPPETVDSLGEMRTVGPGIRWPLLLLLTTVLTLSVCVALLVWSLSRQRASTVTGPLLPRRVTPCGPLRPQTLRPPVKPSVSSSPALLSPPALPRLPSATPVHPTIVRVKEQREEGVFRLSV from the exons ATGAGTAACGTCACAACTCGTGCAGAACCAAAACCAGAGAGACCCCCGTGGAAGACCCAATGCCGAACCACCGTGCTCCCtgtgattgtgacggtgatggtggctgGGCTGATGCTCGAAGTCTGCATCATGGTGGAGCGACTACTGACGGAGGAGCACGAGTCAACCTTCAACATGACGCCTCCTGAAACGGTGGACTCCCTTGGGGAGATGCGCACTGTGGGGCCTGGGATTCGCTggcccctgctgctgctgttgaccACTGTGCTTACGCTGTCGGTGTGCGTGGCCCTGCTGGTGTGGTCCCTCTCCAGGCAGCGAGCATCGACTGTCACCGGGCCCTT ACTGCCTCGCCGAGTGACACCGTGCGGGCCTCTCCGACCCCAGACACTCCGGCCCCCAGTGAAGCCTTCCGTCAGCTCCAGCCCAGCACTTTTGTCCCCACCTGCCCTCCCACGCCTGCCCTCCGCCACGCCCGTGCATCCTACCATCGTGCGCGTGAAGGAGCAGCGGGAGGAGGGCGTGTTCAGGCTGTCAGTGTAG